The region CACCGGGAGTACGTATTTCAAAAATTAAAAACCTCGAAGACGATATTGCGTTAAGCCTTGCCGCACTTGGAATACGAATTATTGCACCAATGCCGGGAAAAGGAACTGTAGGAATAGAAGTGCCGAACCAAAATCCTGAGATTGTGTCGATGCATTCAGTCATTGCATCAAAACGCTTTCAGGAATCAGAAATGCAATTACCTGTAGCGCTTGGTAAAACCATTACAAATGAAACTTTTGTAATGGACCTCACCAAACTCCCTCACTTGCTTGTGGCTGGAGCCACAGGGCAAGGTAAATCGGTTGGCCTAAACGTTATACTAACAAGTTTACTTTATAAAAAACACCCTTCAGAACTCAAGCTTGTACTTGTCGACCCCAAAAAAGTAGAACTATCGCTCTACAACAAAATCGATAAACATTTTCTGGCTCAGGTACCAGATGCCGAAGAACCAATCATTACAGATACACAAAAGGTTATTGATACGCTCAACTCCCTGACAGTTGAAATGGATAACCGCTACGATCTGCTCAAAAATGCACACGCCCGAAGTTTAAAAGAATACAATAAAAAATTCATTGAGCGAAAACTGAATCCGGAAAATGGACACCGGTTCTTACCCTACTTTGTTATTGTGGTGGACGAGTATGCAGATCTGATCATGACTGCTGGGAAAGAGATAGAAATGCCTATAGCAAGGCTGGCACAAAAGGCACGGGCTATTGGTATTCACCTGATAATTGCCACACAACGACCAACAACCAATATTATTACCGGTGTAATTAAGGCCAATTTCCCTGCGCGTATAGCATTCAGGGTTATTTCGGGAGTCGATTCCAAAACAATTCTCGATGGTCCGGGCGCCAATCAGTTGATCGGACGTGGCGATATGCTAATCTCTACCGGGGCAGAGCCTATACGTTTGCAATGTGCCTTTGTAGACACGCCTGAATTGGAAAAAATTATGGACCATATTTCCGAACAGCAGTCTTACGGACAACCATATGAATTACCGGAGCTACAGCACGAAAGCGGAGGTGCTGGCATGGCAGACCTCGAAAAACGTGACGCACTTTTTGAGGAAGCCGCCCGCTTAATTGTAGTGCATCAGCAAGGTAGCACTTCACTAATACAACGAAAATTTTCGATTGGGTACAACCGTGCAGGCCGCATCGTAGATCAGCTGGAGGCTGCAGGAGTTGTGGGACCCTTCGAGGGCTCGAAAGCCAGACAGGTTTTAATACCCGATGAATACGCTTTGGAACAACATTTGAGTAAAATATAAAAATTTTAAACAATCAAGTATGAAATTATTATTAACGTGGGCGAGCCTCTTTGTGCTGATTTTAAGCACTTCTGCACAACAAGATCCGAAAGCGCGTGAAGTTCTTGACGAACTAAGCGTTGCAACTAAAGCTTACTCTACAATCAAAGCTGAATTTACCTCTAAGGCAGTAAACAAAAGCTCAGATATGGAAGAGGAATACAAAGGTGAGCTTTGGCAAAAAGGCGAAAAGTATAAGCTCAACTTCATGGACGCCATAACCTATTTCAATGGTGAGCAAAAATGGGTTTATATGCCGGATGTAATGGAAGTAAACCTGTTCTCTGTTAACAGCGATATGGCTTCTGAAAGCATTTTCGATAATCCACAGGAAATATTTACCATTTATGAAAAAGGTTTTAAATACCTGTATAAGGGCAAAACTAAATTCAATGGCGAGGATGTGATCGAAATTGAGTTGGTACCCGAAAATACCGATCTTGAGTACTTTAAAATAAAGCTATATGTCAATGATGCAAAAGACGAAATTAAAAGTTTTAAATACTTTTCGAAAGATGGTACTCGTGTTACAGTAACCATTGACAGCTTTAAAACCAACATTCCTATGAAAGACTCAATGTTTGCTTTTGACAAATCAGCTCACCCCGATGCAGAATTAATCGATATGCGTGAATAGAAAAAAGATGCACAGCATAAAAAAACGCCTGGCAAAACCAGGCGTTTTTGGGTTAAAAATATTTTAATTATAGTGCATTTTCAATAGCCTTCTTAATATTATCAAAAGCATTATCGTCTTTTACCACATAATTTGCTGCATTTTCTCTGACAAAATCATAAACCAAATTTCCATCCTCCTGGCCCGATAAAATAATAACCTTGACTTTGCTGTCACGTTTTTTAATCTCTTTTAAAACATCAAGCCCATTCTTCGCATTTGGGTTTTCACTATTCAGGAAATAATCTAATACTATAATCTCCGGTTTAAGATGCAGGTGATTCAAACATTCTTCACCCGATTGAAATCCAACGATATTGTATTTATCTTCATCAACTAACGACTCCTTGAGCATTTCAAGAAAAATAAAATCGTCATCGACAAGTAATATTGTGCTTTTGTCACTCATATTTATTCGTTTTTCACAAAATTAAAAAAATATACGCATTGTTCACGTCAATAAAATGTTAATTATTCACAATGGTTTTAATTTCTTGTTCAACTTTGGGCCATTGCTCTACTAATAAATTAACATCATTTAGTAAAGGTTCAACATTACCATTTTGTTTAATAGTTTGCTCAATATTTTTTGCACTTTCAAATAATTTCTGGCAACCCAGGTAAGTCATTTTAGGCTTAAGGGCATGCGATCTGGCACGGGTTACATCATAATCGCCTTTTTCATAGGAGCTTGCAACTTCGTCAATTTCGTTCTGAACACTTGCCAAATACATTCTGAGAATTTTTTGTATGCGTTTATAATCGCCCTTATAAATCTTTTCAAGGTAACTCAAATCGATGTATTGATAATCACCCTTTTCCGATTTGGGTGCATAGGTTTTTAACTCTGATTCGTTATCCTCAAATTTATCAAGTATTGATTTAAATTTTTCCCCATTCTTTACTTTTTCCTGTATTTCGTCACTTGCGTAAAAGGTAATTTTATGTGTAAGGATTTCCGGCGCAAAAGGTTTAGAGATATAATCGTCCATGCCAACCTCAATAAAATGGTCGCGTTCGTTTTTGAGTGCATGGGCGGTCATAGCAATGATGGGAATATTTTTAACCTCATCGGGCATATCTTCCCGAATGTATTTGGTGGCCTCAATACCATCCATTTCGGGCATTTGAATATCCATAAATATCATTTGGAAAGACTTCTCCCTTAACAGGTCAATTACCTGTTTTCCATTCTCTGCAATTTCGATATTAATTTTATCTTCCCAGTTTTTAATGGTATCAATAGCCAATTGCCTGTTTATTTTATTGTCTTCAGCTAAAAGTAATCGAATATTTTCGGGCCGTTTAAGCTGATTTTCCGTATTGGCCGATTGGCGTTTTATACTGGAAAAATGCCCTATTGTAAACGGTAGATAAAAGGTAAAAACCGACCCCTTTCCTACCTCACTGCTTACAAAGATTTCTCCGTTCTGCAACTCTACAAGTTGTTTTACAATTGCCAGGCCCAAGCCTGTACCGCCATATTTACGAGTAGTTTCATCTTCGGCCTGGGTAAAACTGTTAAAAATCCGGCTTATCTTTTCTTTCGAAATACCAATGCCATTATCTTTTACTTCGAATTTCATCTCTACTTCGGTTTCAGAGCGTTTTTTTTCTGAAACCCTTAGTTCTACAACACCTTTACTTTCTGTAAATTTTATAGAGTTACCTATGAGATTCATCAATATCTGATTCAAACGTGTTGGGTCGCCAATAAGCACTTCAGGCAAATTAGGATCTACATAATGTTTTAGCTCAAGATTTCGCTCATCGGCTTTTACCTGCATGGTATTAATCAAGTAGTCGATCTGTTCGGTAAGCAGGAAGGAGATATTTTCAAAAGTCATCTTACCTGCTTCAATCTTAGAAAAATCAAGAATATCGTTCAGTACAATTAACAGGTTATCGCCCGATGCCTTAATATTTCGCAAATAAGCGAGTTGTTTCTGACTCGGACTCATTTGAATCAAAAGGTTCGTAAAACCGATTATAGCATTAAGAGGTGTTCTTATTTCATGGCTTGTATTGGCAAAGAATATCTCTTTCATTCGCGCATGATGCTTAATCTCTTCATTGGCATTTTTGAGTTCTTCTTTCTGCTTATTAATAAGTTCCACCGCTTCCTGAAGTTGTTTCCTTTGCCGCTCGTTCTCAAGCAGGGCTTTTTGTAGCTGGATGTGGTGTTTACTGCTGTGCTTAAAAGCTTTTTCAAGTTCTACTTTCTGATCTTCTGTATCTTTCTTATCAGCCACCAGTTGTATATGTTCTTCCTGCATGTTTCTCAGCCTATGCTCTTTTTCGGCCATTTCTTCCTGCATTTCGGTGGTCTCATGCAATATCAGTACAATTTTTTTGCTGATATTTTTGGTGTCATCAGCTGAAAAAAGTGTGGCGTCGTAATAGTGGATTTTATCAGCACCTTTTATATTCAAACGAAATTTTTGAGGTGTATCCTTTACCAGAAGTTCATCCAAATAATTCAGCAAATTGGTATTCTTGAATACCTCATCAAGTGGTTTTGAATTAAGCTCTTC is a window of Salinivirga cyanobacteriivorans DNA encoding:
- a CDS encoding LolA family protein, giving the protein MKLLLTWASLFVLILSTSAQQDPKAREVLDELSVATKAYSTIKAEFTSKAVNKSSDMEEEYKGELWQKGEKYKLNFMDAITYFNGEQKWVYMPDVMEVNLFSVNSDMASESIFDNPQEIFTIYEKGFKYLYKGKTKFNGEDVIEIELVPENTDLEYFKIKLYVNDAKDEIKSFKYFSKDGTRVTVTIDSFKTNIPMKDSMFAFDKSAHPDAELIDMRE
- a CDS encoding FtsK/SpoIIIE family DNA translocase, whose amino-acid sequence is MARTRKKRKNSSFTDERLRLITGLLFVFFSLFALLAFVSYFMTWKEDQSLVDLSIGKIYEQSGAEIGNWAGKAGLVLSSLFIHKWFGIASLGFLLITFLAGLHLWKIRPLPFWQTTKNTLIIIILASAFLGYFFGDKWFILGGGHGYFITQWLNAMLGKAGTILFLLLITFVFVLYRFRQLYLMLRNKVENIRSGHNKAHEAQPEEDQPDDAYLNEPPQEDIQSDDPDPNDQIDDQKKDTDNNIDFEIEEAQNEEEEVYDRESERTSAEDIDNDANQKQGNGFDDNLMDINVSYEGDDEVTPGQQEKAQQEDEQENGIGMEVEEAKDEEVVKKSKPLERQGKYDPRRDLEHYKMPTFDMLPRIEQKNSPQRVSQEELEANKQRIVETLGNYNITIDKIKATIGPTVTLYEIIPAPGVRISKIKNLEDDIALSLAALGIRIIAPMPGKGTVGIEVPNQNPEIVSMHSVIASKRFQESEMQLPVALGKTITNETFVMDLTKLPHLLVAGATGQGKSVGLNVILTSLLYKKHPSELKLVLVDPKKVELSLYNKIDKHFLAQVPDAEEPIITDTQKVIDTLNSLTVEMDNRYDLLKNAHARSLKEYNKKFIERKLNPENGHRFLPYFVIVVDEYADLIMTAGKEIEMPIARLAQKARAIGIHLIIATQRPTTNIITGVIKANFPARIAFRVISGVDSKTILDGPGANQLIGRGDMLISTGAEPIRLQCAFVDTPELEKIMDHISEQQSYGQPYELPELQHESGGAGMADLEKRDALFEEAARLIVVHQQGSTSLIQRKFSIGYNRAGRIVDQLEAAGVVGPFEGSKARQVLIPDEYALEQHLSKI
- a CDS encoding ATP-binding protein produces the protein MEILNILHITVSFLAEMPVIYVLLAVITALVIWLILENLKSRKTNFGFGSKSNTLALATFNKINLITLFYDFSYQLVGMNDMAKKHFFELDLVEELNSKPLDEVFKNTNLLNYLDELLVKDTPQKFRLNIKGADKIHYYDATLFSADDTKNISKKIVLILHETTEMQEEMAEKEHRLRNMQEEHIQLVADKKDTEDQKVELEKAFKHSSKHHIQLQKALLENERQRKQLQEAVELINKQKEELKNANEEIKHHARMKEIFFANTSHEIRTPLNAIIGFTNLLIQMSPSQKQLAYLRNIKASGDNLLIVLNDILDFSKIEAGKMTFENISFLLTEQIDYLINTMQVKADERNLELKHYVDPNLPEVLIGDPTRLNQILMNLIGNSIKFTESKGVVELRVSEKKRSETEVEMKFEVKDNGIGISKEKISRIFNSFTQAEDETTRKYGGTGLGLAIVKQLVELQNGEIFVSSEVGKGSVFTFYLPFTIGHFSSIKRQSANTENQLKRPENIRLLLAEDNKINRQLAIDTIKNWEDKINIEIAENGKQVIDLLREKSFQMIFMDIQMPEMDGIEATKYIREDMPDEVKNIPIIAMTAHALKNERDHFIEVGMDDYISKPFAPEILTHKITFYASDEIQEKVKNGEKFKSILDKFEDNESELKTYAPKSEKGDYQYIDLSYLEKIYKGDYKRIQKILRMYLASVQNEIDEVASSYEKGDYDVTRARSHALKPKMTYLGCQKLFESAKNIEQTIKQNGNVEPLLNDVNLLVEQWPKVEQEIKTIVNN
- a CDS encoding response regulator, which gives rise to MSDKSTILLVDDDFIFLEMLKESLVDEDKYNIVGFQSGEECLNHLHLKPEIIVLDYFLNSENPNAKNGLDVLKEIKKRDSKVKVIILSGQEDGNLVYDFVRENAANYVVKDDNAFDNIKKAIENAL